In the genome of Fusarium poae strain DAOMC 252244 chromosome 1, whole genome shotgun sequence, the window TTTAGTCAATTATGTACACAACTAACCATTTAGTTATTATGCAGGATGGGATTTTTAATCATTTCATGGAGAAATGAGAAACCATTTAGTTATCTTTCCTTAGTCTGCCTCGTACCCTATTGTACTACGAATCGGAGTCATGTAAACTGAAGCGCTGTATTGGAGCTAGGAGCACCATCAAGTTAAGCTCATACTTCCCACAATTAGCCGCTTAACTAATTCAAGATGTGTCAATTCGCAGATACGTATATCGCACCGGACAAAACTAGTCAAATTCTCTAGGGCATGACAACTGTAGGCATCACGATTGGATAATTTAACAGTATTGGTATTTTGGATCTTCTTTTTCAAATGCTAGAATGAACTATTGCACAATGGGAGTTGGGTTTTGTTTTGATGATCTTTTTAACTCTAAGGGGCAAGGGGCTCGCCGTCCTTGATCTTCCTCGCGCCATACTTCTCGAGGCGGATACCCTGGATAGCGATGAAGCCAGTGGTGTCCTGAGGAGTCCAGTTCATGTCGAGGGTGTCCATGCTGCTCTCGTCCTCGGAGTAGAGGTTGGAGGTCTCGCTGGATCGTCCGACGACGTAGGCGTTACCCTTGTAGGCGACAAGGCTCACCTTACCCTCAACCTGGCGCTGAGAGAACTTGATGGCGTGCTCGACAAGTTCACGCTCAGGGCTGAAGTACATGCCTGTTTAGGTGTTAGAACATCAAGTCTGGGTGTTAGATGTGGGTTTGGTTAAAGATGACTGACCGTTGTAAATGCAAGCTGACCAGTCCTGAGTAAGACGGTCACGAATGGCTCGCACCTTGGAGTCAAGGACAAGTCCCTCAAGGTCGATGTGGGCCTGTCGGAGGATGGTGAGGCCGGGGGTATCTGTGACGCTGGTGTTAGTGGTGTCTTCAAGTAACCGACTGAGCCAAATCCCGTCACATACCGTAGCAACCTCGGCTCTTGAGACCTAAATATTGTTAGCGAGATACAATTGATGTTGGAGTCATTTATCTCCAAAGAAGACTCACCAATGAATCGGGACTCGACAATGTCGACACGTCCAATACCGTTGACCCGGCCGATCTCGTTGGCCTCCTTGAAGATCTCGAGGGATCCAGTGATGACCTTGCCGGCAACCTCGAGCTTGACGGGAACACCCTGCTCGAAGTGGATAGTGAAGGGGGTAGGCTCATCGGGGGCCTTCATGGGGTCTAAAGATGTACATTAGCATCTACTAGTTCTGGGATATCCAAGCCTGACTTACCAACTGTGCGCTTCCACATATCCTTGGGGGGCTCAAGCTCGGTTTGCTCGAGAATCTGACAGGGTCAATACGGTACACAAACCATCTGAGAACATGGGGAAGCTTACACCGGCCTCGTAAGAGCAGTGGATGATGTTGTCGTCCATAGACCAGGGGGCCTTGGGGGTAGAGCTGACGGGGATGTTCTGCTCGGAGGCGAACTTGAGCAAATCGGCACGTCCACTATACAGTCGTCAGCTTGGTCGCGAGCGAGCAATTGGGAATAGTAACGAACGCGAATCGGTTGTAGAACTCAGGCATGCGCCAGGGGGCGAGAACCTTGAGGGTAGGGTCGCAAGCCTTCCAGGCGAGCTCGAATCGAACTTGACTAAAAACATGTAAGTACTATGCCAGAGCTATGTTGAAAAGAGAGGCGTACTCGTTCTATAGACGTTAGTATGAGAAACCTGACAAGTGGAATTGAACAACTTACACCCTTACCAGTACCTAAAGAGATAGGAAACCCATATTAGCAAGTTCTCCATACAGAAAGATAGCTCTCAATTGAGCAAACCGTCGCTTACATCCGTGGCTGAGAATTGTGCAGTTGTGCTCCTTGGCGACCTTGACCATAGCCCTGGCGATGACGGGGCGAGCAAGACTGGTTCCGAGGAGGTCTTCTCGATGTTAGCTAGATCTTGGATGAGAACATAAGTTGGATATCGCATCTTACATCGGTCCTCGTAGATGGCGTTGCCTACAGATGTCGAGTGTCAGTAAGCTGTTCAGCAGCCAGGACGAAAGGGATTGGACGTACACTGGACAGCGGGCCAGACAAGCTCGTCGATAAGCTCCTGCTGGACATCAAGGATGATCATGCGCTCAGCGCCGAGCTTCTcggccttgaccttgacagcATCGAAGTCCTCCTCCTGACCACAGTCGGCAAGGAAGCAGACAACCTGGTAGCCCTGGAGGACCAACCATCGGAGGATGGTGCTGGTGTCGAGACCTAGTCATATTGTGAGTATCGAAGTCGAGGCGACAATTTAGAGTTTTGCTCGACTTACCACCAGAGTAGGCACTGAGAGGATTGGGTTAGCTACCAATGAGTTGACTGACTACCTGTAGAAGAGGTATCCTGACTGGATGAGAGGGAGAACTTACAGGCAAACACGTTCAGCAGCCATTGTGATGATTTCTTGGTGTCAAAAAGTGACCTGAATAGGCAAGTGCAAGAGATGGGCCCAAAAGTTTGGTACGAGAAACAAAGCAGCTCGATATCAGGAATAGAAGTCGGCAAAGGTGCGGGCAGAGCAGAACCTTAGAATAGTATCTCCAGCTCCGAAGACGGCCCTCCACTCGAGTCATGATTTTTGTGGGGGCTCTTCGATATCAGGGCCGCTCAACCCTACCCATGTCTCAATTTGGGACTCGATTGGAGCCTCGAAGGATTAACTAACTAGTTATTGTACTTGTTGAAGCAATTATGGACGATGTTGAATAGTGAGCGATTCGCGTGAATGCCTTTGTATTACAATTCACTCCTTGCCTTTAGTCGACGAGTACTAACTCAGTTCCAGTATAAACATCATCATTGAGCTGTTCATCTCGGGCAAAAAGAAGGGAAACAAGACTGCTACAATCTTACGAtgttatctttttaatttccttTCCATGATACGATCCTACTCGTATCAGCTGAGCTCAACGCCACTATTACAATGTCCCCTCCTCATGagcagaaaaaaaaagaccccTCAAAAGAACGGGAGCTTAAAGATTAGTAGCACCAGTGGTGGGGGATTAGAGTACCTATCAGTGACGTATAACCAGATAAGCCCAGCACCCCGCAGTTATGGAAAGACCGCGTGATAAGCGATAAGCCGGTCTCAAGCGGGCTAAAACAATGTTGATAAGTACCTAATAAGCCGTTCAACTTCCGCGACTTTCTCCACATATTTCCCCGGACACACCAAGACAAGGCGAGTCATAACTTAGTTAGTAGTATTCATACATCAACAGATCAACGTCAATATTTCTGTTTCATTCCTTACTCAACTCGTCCCCGAAAGGACGCATATCGAAAGGAACAAGAATCCTTGCGCCCAGCCCGTTGGCTCAGTATGCTGCCATGATTACTTCTTCCGCAAGGTCAATTCGGCAACGCATGCCTACTGCTTCTGTAGTTCTCCGGTCATGTCCTCATCCCAGCTTCCAACGATGTATATCTCAATGGAGAGGACCTAGACAATCGCAATGGGTACACAGAAATACAGGCACTGGAATGGTACTAAGACGGAGTATACATTCTCAAAAAGTAACGGATGATGAAATTGCGACTCTTGCTCGTCTACATCAACATCCACTATCCCTGGCGGACTTGGTGAGGTATGTTTCAATACAATCACCCTCATCTACTCAAACTAATCAAATCTAATCATATACAGACACGGCCGTCCACCTCTTTCGTCCGAATCTCTCCTCTCTTCCGCCAACTTCGCACTCTCCCTCCTCCCAGTGCGCCTCGCCCACCGTATCCAAGCTCTACGCAACCTCCCCTACATCGTCGTCGCGAACCCAAACATCTCCCGAATCTACAACAATTACCTCCACTCTCTATCCATCCTCCTCCCCTACTGGCACGCGACCCGCGAGGGACGACCAATCTCGACCCTCGAGGATGAAGTACACTTCACCAATGTCTTAGCCGAGCTCGTGGCGACGCACACGGATACGATCCCCATTCTCGCTAAAGGCTTTCTCGAATGTCGGCGATACATATCTCCCGAGGAGGTAACTCGATTCCTCGACCAGCACCTCCGCGCTCGAATTGGTACACGACTTATCGCAGAACAACATATCGCACTGCACTTTAGTTCCCAGCCGCATTTCGACCCGAGTGCCAGTCCAACACCATGCCCTGAGCATCCTTCATATATCGGAGTTATTGACACAGCTCTTCGCCCAGCGCAAATAGTGGAATCATGCGCTGGTTTTGTCGCCGACATCTGTGAGCTACGTTATGGCGTGCGACCTCTACTATACATCCGCGGTGAACCGGACACGACGTTTGCATTCGTGCCTATGCATCTCGAATACATTGTCACCGAACTTCTCAAGAACGCCTTTCGAGCTACAATCGAGAACAGATCCAACGAACCCATAATCGTCACCATCGCTCCAGAGCCGGCTTCGCCTAAAGATTCTTCGACGTCTGCTCCAAGTCTACCTGCCGAGAACAAACAAAACGATACGAATACAGACACCATACGCCCTCTCGATGACAATGCTCCAGGTGTCACAATCCGTATTCGCGATCGCGGTGGTGGCATCCCGCCAGAGGTCACCCCCAATATTTGGTCATACTCGTTTACAACTTTCTCCGACGACGTCGACGATTTCCCTGGGGACGCCAACGGCAATGATGGTGGGCTCAGCGCCATATCCACTGCTAGCACTGGCGGCAGCTCCATCGCTGGTCTTGGCTACGGACTGCCTCTAAGCAGGGCTTATGCGGAATACTTTGGTGGGGGGATTGCGGTACAGAGCTTGTATGGGTGGGGAACAGATGTGTACTTGCGATTGAAGGGCGTGGGAAATTTGGATAAGCAGTAGTAGATAATGGCTCTATTTTGGATGTAAGCGATCCTTACCAAGTTACTATGGTACAGCGACATGAGAAGGACTTATGAGATATGGTATTAGTAAAATGCGAACGGTATCTGCCCGTCAAGGCATGTTGGAAAGGTTAACTAATTctatcatcaacaacattaAGCTCAGCTTTTCAGATCAGTAATTACAAACTGTAACGCTTATCATACGTAAACCACGATATCCAGTCCTTGTTGATAATCTCATAATGTATTTTGCAGTAGAATCGACAAGTCAAAAGCGAAACACATGGAACGTGGTTTTGGCAATAGATAGCATTAACGTAGGTAAGTTATTGAAACAAAAACCAATAGCCAGCCATTGTACCATTAAGAGATAATAAGAGATGTAAACATTTTTACAGTAAACCAATAGTATAAAATTTCCAATGAACGACTCCCATTTCTGCCCATTAATATCATCAAACGCCTGCCAGTATTCTCACTTTCTCGTTTTACGAACACCCATGTTTCCATCATGCTCTGGTTTTTGCTAGCAACTCTACCCAAGAACAAGTAGATGATGTTGCGACACGCTGTATAAACCCAGTAAAAGGTATGTACCCAAGATTAGAGTATAAAAACACAAATTTCCACGTTTCTCTAGTATTTAAATCACATGTTCTCGAGCTCATGGTCGATCTGTCGATCCATGAACGTGCGTCGCTCACCAACAAGCTCGGTCTGGAGACGTTGTTCCACCAGAGCGCGAACTTGCTTCTTAGTCACGGTATCGAGATCAACCTCGCAGAGGACAGAGCGGATTGACTCAACGATAGCCATATCAGTGGGGCCACCCTGTCCATGCTGGAAGTCAAATGATGACTGCGATCGCATGGCATCGGGCATAGGAGAGCGGGAGCCACTGCTGAAGCCCAGAGCAGTGCCTGACCTGCTGTGACCACCACCGGTAGCAGGGGAAAGATTAACCTGGCCACGCAAGTTGGCAACACTGGGGTGCTGGCCAGGGTAATCTTGGTACGGTGACTGACTGCGCATATCCTGGACACCTGTGCCCATAGACATCATGGATTGACGGTGCTGCATAGGTGATTCTTGGAAGCCCATGGTAGATGTGCGGCCGTTGTTGAAAGCAGGAGAAGGAGGCATATAAGTATTACGTCCGGGCATGCCAGTCAAGACAGAGCCCTGAGGACCGGCAGAGTACACAGACTTgatctcatcaagctcgTAGTTGTCGCCGTAGGAGTAATCAGTCTTCTCCTGGTAACCACCGCGACGTCCGGGAAGGTTGTTGGCCATGGCATAGTCGTCCCAGCGCTGCAGAGGAATAGAGCGAGGATCGAAGCCCTCATCGTCAACAGCGACGACCTGCTTGTCACCCTTCTCTCCAATGACGATACGGGTGTTACCCCACGAGAAGTTGTCTTGATTCCAGAAGGAGTAGAGGGGAAGGATGAAGGAGTAGATAGGGAAAGCAAGGATGTAGATGATCATCCATCCGATGTGTTGCCACTGTCtcttgaggatgaagatgagagcCTGGAGACCATAGACGGCAGCAATCATAGCAAGAGAAATGTATGGAATAGGTCCAGTGCCGGTTGCCAGAATGTAGATGAGGTAACCAATGTAGACGGTAGTAGAGGGGAGAATGATAGTACCGCAAAGATCGATGAACACAACGAAGCGCATACTGAAACAGCAGAAACCACAGAGCTCCTTGAGTTGCATAAGTTCAACCAGGTTGTGGATGGTCGAGTTGATCCATCGTCGACGTTGAGACAACAAAACACTCCAAGATTCAGGAGCAGCAGTCTTACACTGAGCATCAGGAATAAACTTGTAGGACATCTCGGGGAAGTACTTGGTCATCAGGGTGGTAAGATAACGATCCTCACCAAGAGACAACAGGTTCTTCTTGTGGAGGGTGTCGACATCGCAAACGCTGTAATCTTTAATGACACCATCAGAGATAATGAGGGGCTTGCCCTTATCAACGCTTCGGAGACGGTACATGGTAAAACTGGAACGGGTTAGCTAGATCAAAAGCATTGAGATAAAGAAGAGACTTACCATCCAGGCAAACAAGTAACACTGCCAAAGAGAGACTCAAAGGCCTTGGCAAGGTGATGAGAAATGAAGTACTCGTAAACTTGGATCATGGTCCACCAAGTCTTTTCATCGTTCTCCAGTGCGGTTTCACCACAAATACCAGCAATCTTGGCATCGTGAGCACAGGCGGCAACAAGACGGTTCAGGGAGTCTTCCTCAACGCAGGTATCGGCATCAACCATGAGAAGGTACTCATACAATTCAGGATCCACACCAATGATGTTGTTGACCTGATGGAACATCTCGAGCTCGAGAGGAGACATAGGAGCGCGGTGGTGGACGCGGTTGAGGAAGCTCATGAGGAGAATCTGGGAGTCACGCTTTCCACGGTTACCAGGCTTAGACTTGGATTGTTCAGACTCCTTGCCAACCTTGACGACAACGATATAAGGAACCACGTTGCCTTCAAACTCGTACAAACCAGAGTAAACCTTGCCGTAGTTGAGCTGCTCAGCACTGTTGCCAACAGATTTGAAGGGAAGCGCGGGAGGATCAACCTTGGGATCAACACCGAGAATGTCGAGGACAATCTTGGGTGTAGGACGATCGTTGCCTTGACCAACGACGACACCATCACAGATGACGCAGATAAGTTTGCGCTTGTTATCATACTGAAGAGCAGTCAATGAGTCCAGTGCCTTTCTAAGAGAATCTTCACCCTCAGTGTAGACGGGCACCTGGCAGATAACGAACTTATCCTGGGGCGAAGGACGTCGCTTGGAACCGAATTGTAGAGCAGCGAGGAACTTGACAGCGGTAACGATACAGATAATGATAGCGAAAGCCAAAAGGAGCCAATTGTTGACTCGGCATCGGGGAGAGTCACGGAAATCGGTGATACCCTTGAACGCAATGTTCTGAATACAGGTCCAACTGTTCTTAAGGTTGGCGGCCACAGTTTCGTTCTTTGCGTTGGCGATGAGAGAGTCAAGATCGTTCTTGATATTGGTGCCGGGGCTGTTCTTCCACAAGTTGACCATATCTTGGTTAAGGAACTTGTACGTATCGAAGTTGTCGTTGACATCCAGAGTGTTGAAGTAGTCGGTAAGGTCGTAAACCTGGTTACCGTACATGGCCCATGGGTGTTGCTCGCTACCTTCACCCTGGCTCTTGACAGTGCTCTCTTTCCAAACGAGGTCACCGTGGTAGTACTCCTTGATCTTGGGCTGGAACTTCTGCCAGAACCAGTCAGGATCATTAAGAGCACTAGTACGGTCACGAGTGTAGAAACCAGAGATATGTTGAGCAAGCGGGTTAGTGAGAGTCTCGTTGTAGGTGAGCTGGACGGTCTCCTTGATGCCAAGGCCTCTGCAGGCTCTGTTGAGGGGAGGCATGAAGTAGTTGTCCATAACCATACCAGCAAGAGGCAACATGTTCGTCTTGGTGGTCTTGATGCTGGTATCACTGTGCTGCTGTCGCCAGAAGTCGGTGATGTCGTAAACCTTGCCAAAAATGGCAACCCAGAAagcgtcttcatcttctgcaTGACCAGCAACCTCCTTGACGTTCCATGCCTTGTCGGCATTGGGACATAAAAGCTTTCCAAAACCGATAATCCAGAAGATGATCATAccgttgaggaggaggataaTGAAGAACAGGACAAACTTTTCACGCCAAGCCATGCGGACATCAGGTCGTCGCATGCGGCCGATAAACTTGAGAAGAGGCGAAGGAATCCAGAAAGTCAAGGCCCAAACAAAACCAATCCAAGCCCGTCGGCCAAAGGTTAGGGGCTTGGTTTCgatcttcttgtccttggcaaGTTCTCCATCGAGCATACCAGTGAAATCTCCATCCTCGTTATAGAAAACCTGACCCTTGTAGGTATCGCCCTTGTTACCGAGGCCATAATCACCGGCGGCGGGCGGACCGCTGCGCATAGCAGATGGGGCAATTGAAGGCGCTGATTGAGGGTTCAGATGAGGGTGTTGGTTGAAGGTAGCTTGGCTCATGTTACCTTGGCTAAAGTTGCGGGTATGCATGAGGTGATCATTGCTGCCATTCAAGCTGTTGTCCATAGCGGGAGCAGGGAAGAAGCCGCTACCGTTGGGTGGGTTGGCTGAGTAGCTTGTGTCAAAACCGGATGTAAATGGATTTTGACCCATACTTTGCAGACTATGAGCGGGCTTGATATCAAGCATACTCTCTGCCTCCCACCAAGGGCCCTCGCGGACCCAAATTCGCTCCTTGCCAATGAAAACTTCACCATTGCTCCATCCTCTCTCGAGCATCCAGGTCTCAATTCCGTCCTTGCCGTCTTTACAGCCTAATGCGCCGTAACGACCAACAAACTCGTCAACATCAAAGTCGGCTGTGTAGTCGAGACTTCGGTTGCGACGGTTAGCCCATTCGGGAAGTCGCCAAGAGCGAAGCTGTCGAGAGATAGTGCCAGCTGACCACGCGGAGGTGATAGCAGGGAGCGTAGCCAAGTTGGCAGGAGAATCATCTGTGGGGTGCAGAGAAAGGTGAAACCAAGCACGGCTGGCACTCAGAAGACCGGGGAGGTCGAAGCGACCGGCTCGGCCCAGATTGATACCCTGACCCTCGACAGGGAACAACAACTTCTTCAGGAAGCTATCTTCTTCAGAAGCATAGGCAGCCTTTTCCAGAATGACTTCTCGCTTCTCCATATCATGCTGTCGGTCGCGGCCCTGAGGACCGGTCATGATACCCAGATCAGGTGCGACGTCAGCGACGGCTTGCTGCATCTCACGAACAACAGAAGATGAAGCTGGGTGGATTTCGACACCATCCTCAATCATCTCAGCGTTGATGCCCAGGGTGTCGTCGAAAATAGTTCGCATGGCCAAAgccctgccgagagcgggctCAGGAACCTCAACAACGGTGATAGAAACAGTGTCACCATCCTCGTTTTCGTTAGGAGTACGGACGCCACGGCCATCGACAGACTCGTCGCCATCTCGGATGCGGAGCATCTGAGCGGCAATGGCAGCGTTGGCCTTGGAAATGACCCAGTCAACGAGAGCTTCGTATAAGCCAGCGACAAGTGTTCGTCGATCTTCGGTGCTCAACTGCTGCATGAGAACCTCGGGTTCCATGCCAAGAAGACCGCTGACATCTTCGCAGATCTCCTCGAAATCGTCGGAATCGGCATCGTAGTCGAGGGTGTTACCAAGCTTGAGAAGTCCAGCCAATGTAGAGATGAAGTTACGATGGGCAGATCCCTTGATACCAATCTCCTTAAGTGCTTGGCGGAAGTCGTCGGCAGCAGCACCGTCATCAGCGGTAATGAGGTAGGATGGCGGCTCGTAGGTGCCTGAGCGAGCAAGGAGAGCATACGCTGAAGGTGCCTTAAGACCTAGGAACTCTCGCTCAGCGGGTGTCGAGGCGGATGTGAGCAAGTAGTAGAAAACGTCAAAAGCACGGTAGCCAGCCTCGGCAGGAACATTGAGTAATCCATTTTCTGTATCGATTCCGCCTTGCGACAAGGCCAGAGTAGCTCCTGTAACACTTCCTCCCAAGCTCAATGTCAGTGTAACACCGAGGGCGATATGTCGTGGAGCCGAAGCGTTGTAGGGAGTGACGCATCGGAGAAACGGTTGTACAGCCTCCAGTGACTTGTAAATGGATGCGGGAATAGCAAACGGAAACGTGTTGAGGAACGGCACGAGAAGCGAGGGAGTTGCCTGGTGGAGTGAACTATAATAGATTAGCAATGGCGACAATCGCATATTAACAAAGACATACCCTAAAATCACACAGCCATCCTCAGCACGACGCCTAGCATGCTCCCAAGCTCGAGCAGCGAGCGTAGCATCAACAGTAGCACCAGCTTGAGCAGCGGTGAGCCATGTGTTGACGACCAGACTTGTACCGGCGTCGAGTTGATAGGGTTGAGAAGACAGGTAGATGTTGTGGATGGCGTTCAGGAGAGTCGTGGTAGACATCTGCTGGGGGGCTTGAGGACCACCCATAGCCTCAGAGGCCATCGAGTACATGGACATTCGTCTCGCCATGGTCGATGAAAGTGATGCCCTCGATGGGGACAATCACAGGATACTGCACGTTGCGATGTAGATGTAGTACACGGGATTGGGTTTTGGTGTTGGTTTCAACGGCCGAGTCTAAGTGCAACAAAGTATATGGTGCAAACGATATTACGTCGAAAAATCGAAAGAGGAACGACAGACGATAGCAATTAGATGTATGAGCGAATGGATATGATAGCGATCGACTCCCCAGCAATTGAAGGCGGCTGAAAGGCTTGCAGGAAGATGGTCGAATGATGGGATCAAGGTTTCGGTCGCTAGGCAACGCCGCCCTCCTTTTTGCCTGATCGGATGAAGTATCACGGCCTGGGCGACAGTGAATACTGTGTAAAGGgaggttggtgatgatgatagtCAGTAATTAAGATAAAGTAGCGATTGATAAAAAGAAGACACAACCAAAGCGAGTGAGGCCGGTCAGTGAAGCTGTAGCGAAAACAGATaacgacaagacaagacgagaCGCTCACTCTCGTAGAATTGAAGAAACGACTGGGTCTTGTTCAGGGTGGTCTTGGTCTAGTCTGAAGGACAGGCGAGGTAGAGGTAGCAGTAGCGGGCGGTAGGAGGTCGAGCAGTATGGCCTAGTGCCGTTGTAGTGTGCCCCAGCAAAAAAGGGCGACTCCGAAAATGGATACACCTGATGATGCACTGTGTACGGCGAGACGTTGGATCCAAACGCGCAGTATTCCATGTCTACCTAACGTCCCGTCTTGATACTTTTAGCGACTCGACGTGGCGCTTCAGGCGGGCTTTGATCTGTAAAGGGGTCATCTAACTGGTCAAGGACACGATGGATCCAATATCTCCCTACAAACACAGCACAATCAACATAAGCCATCAAGAGACAACGGGGAATATTAACTACTGAGGTAGTAGTTACAGCTCTATTGTATTCTTCAACAAACTCAACATCAAACCAGCACAGCACACTGTATAGCACTGTACTGACTGTCACTCCTAAATGGATCTGTCCATCGCATATCTAAACTTGGAACACACGACCGTACCATCACCAGTCGGGGTAAGGGGGCCGACCCGAGGGCAGGGCAAAGAACCTTGTGTTTAGTAAGGATTGGGTCCGGATTGGAGTTGAGTGGTGTGTGGGTCAAGGCCAAATACGAGGGTCGGGCCAATTCATTCAATCATTCACTTGTATTGACTACGCGTCCCTGAGAGAAAAGTCTCGCGATGCACGACGTGCAGGTTATTCAGCTAGCCAGCTTTTTGTATGCacataataatagtattcaTTCTTGTGATCTATAATGACGATAGAGAGGCTATGCCATGATCCAAAGGCCTCTACTTCTACTGTAGTACAGTAAGGCTTTAGTAACTCGTACACGTATGTATACGTTACATATACCACACAACCCAGGATTTCGGCTTGCATGTGGTTACACACAACTCTCAGGTTCTCACCACCAGCCTGGTCATGTCAATCGGAAAAACAAGGGCAGATGTGAACAACAAAGATCGAGAAATCGCATCACCCCGAAAATCTTATCTAGTTGTGGCCCAAAGTCCAGGAGAACCCATATCCCGTCATAGATCTACATGTAACAGTTCTTTTTCCAGGTTGTTGTCTTTTGACTTTCTGCCTTGATCCGCGGTTACCATGACCCTCTTATTAGTGATAGAGTTCCATCACTGTGTAGCATCTGATATAAGTAGGTACAATACCGACACCCAGCCGAGCGCTGAAGGCGCCCTGGGCGCGTAAAGCGTCAACGCCCGTCTGGACGATGGATCGTGAAATAGCTTGAGCAGGATTTTAGTTAAATCAATTGCTAGCATGTAGCATTAGCTGCAACGTTCACTGTCAGACAGTCATGATCCGCAGCTGGGACGTGGGTAGAAAGTTGTCTCACGAAAACATGGACTATTTACCCTAAACTTAGTAAATGGCATAAGACTACT includes:
- a CDS encoding hypothetical protein (BUSCO:31079at5125), which gives rise to MVLRRSIHSQKVTDDEIATLARLHQHPLSLADLVRHGRPPLSSESLLSSANFALSLLPVRLAHRIQALRNLPYIVVANPNISRIYNNYLHSLSILLPYWHATREGRPISTLEDEVHFTNVLAELVATHTDTIPILAKGFLECRRYISPEEVTRFLDQHLRARIGTRLIAEQHIALHFSSQPHFDPSASPTPCPEHPSYIGVIDTALRPAQIVESCAGFVADICELRYGVRPLLYIRGEPDTTFAFVPMHLEYIVTELLKNAFRATIENRSNEPIIVTIAPEPASPKDSSTSAPSLPAENKQNDTNTDTIRPLDDNAPGVTIRIRDRGGGIPPEVTPNIWSYSFTTFSDDVDDFPGDANGNDGGLSAISTASTGGSSIAGLGYGLPLSRAYAEYFGGGIAVQSLYGWGTDVYLRLKGVGNLDKQ
- a CDS encoding hypothetical protein (TransMembrane:6 (o741-758i778-798o1047-1068i1438-1465o1471-1492i1499-1522o)~BUSCO:522at5125~CAZy:GT2_Chitin_synth_2), translated to MARRMSMYSMASEAMGGPQAPQQMSTTTLLNAIHNIYLSSQPYQLDAGTSLVVNTWLTAAQAGATVDATLAARAWEHARRRAEDGCVILGSLHQATPSLLVPFLNTFPFAIPASIYKSLEAVQPFLRCVTPYNASAPRHIALGVTLTLSLGGSVTGATLALSQGGIDTENGLLNVPAEAGYRAFDVFYYLLTSASTPAEREFLGLKAPSAYALLARSGTYEPPSYLITADDGAAADDFRQALKEIGIKGSAHRNFISTLAGLLKLGNTLDYDADSDDFEEICEDVSGLLGMEPEVLMQQLSTEDRRTLVAGLYEALVDWVISKANAAIAAQMLRIRDGDESVDGRGVRTPNENEDGDTVSITVVEVPEPALGRALAMRTIFDDTLGINAEMIEDGVEIHPASSSVVREMQQAVADVAPDLGIMTGPQGRDRQHDMEKREVILEKAAYASEEDSFLKKLLFPVEGQGINLGRAGRFDLPGLLSASRAWFHLSLHPTDDSPANLATLPAITSAWSAGTISRQLRSWRLPEWANRRNRSLDYTADFDVDEFVGRYGALGCKDGKDGIETWMLERGWSNGEVFIGKERIWVREGPWWEAESMLDIKPAHSLQSMGQNPFTSGFDTSYSANPPNGSGFFPAPAMDNSLNGSNDHLMHTRNFSQGNMSQATFNQHPHLNPQSAPSIAPSAMRSGPPAAGDYGLGNKGDTYKGQVFYNEDGDFTGMLDGELAKDKKIETKPLTFGRRAWIGFVWALTFWIPSPLLKFIGRMRRPDVRMAWREKFVLFFIILLLNGMIIFWIIGFGKLLCPNADKAWNVKEVAGHAEDEDAFWVAIFGKVYDITDFWRQQHSDTSIKTTKTNMLPLAGMVMDNYFMPPLNRACRGLGIKETVQLTYNETLTNPLAQHISGFYTRDRTSALNDPDWFWQKFQPKIKEYYHGDLVWKESTVKSQGEGSEQHPWAMYGNQVYDLTDYFNTLDVNDNFDTYKFLNQDMVNLWKNSPGTNIKNDLDSLIANAKNETVAANLKNSWTCIQNIAFKGITDFRDSPRCRVNNWLLLAFAIIICIVTAVKFLAALQFGSKRRPSPQDKFVICQVPVYTEGEDSLRKALDSLTALQYDNKRKLICVICDGVVVGQGNDRPTPKIVLDILGVDPKVDPPALPFKSVGNSAEQLNYGKVYSGLYEFEGNVVPYIVVVKVGKESEQSKSKPGNRGKRDSQILLMSFLNRVHHRAPMSPLELEMFHQVNNIIGVDPELYEYLLMVDADTCVEEDSLNRLVAACAHDAKIAGICGETALENDEKTWWTMIQVYEYFISHHLAKAFESLFGSVTCLPGCFTMYRLRSVDKGKPLIISDGVIKDYSVCDVDTLHKKNLLSLGEDRYLTTLMTKYFPEMSYKFIPDAQCKTAAPESWSVLLSQRRRWINSTIHNLVELMQLKELCGFCCFSMRFVVFIDLCGTIILPSTTVYIGYLIYILATGTGPIPYISLAMIAAVYGLQALIFILKRQWQHIGWMIIYILAFPIYSFILPLYSFWNQDNFSWGNTRIVIGEKGDKQVVAVDDEGFDPRSIPLQRWDDYAMANNLPGRRGGYQEKTDYSYGDNYELDEIKSVYSAGPQGSVLTGMPGRNTYMPPSPAFNNGRTSTMGFQESPMQHRQSMMSMGTGVQDMRSQSPYQDYPGQHPSVANLRGQVNLSPATGGGHSRSGTALGFSSGSRSPMPDAMRSQSSFDFQHGQGGPTDMAIVESIRSVLCEVDLDTVTKKQVRALVEQRLQTELVGERRTFMDRQIDHELENM